A stretch of DNA from Candidatus Cetobacterium colombiensis:
ATGGTAGGTTTAAAATTTTATGAAGCCTTTACCGAGATTTCCAAAGATACAAAAATGATATCATTATATGATGTAAAAAATTTAAAGGGTATTAAAGATGTTAAAAGACTTAGGATAGGAAGTTATAGAGCTTTATTCAAAA
This window harbors:
- a CDS encoding type II toxin-antitoxin system RelE family toxin, coding for MTSYRIKFDKKAVKFMKENRMVGLKFYEAFTEISKDTKMISLYDVKNLKGIKDVKRLRIGSYRALFKIVNNELVILVIDIGSRGDIYK